The following coding sequences lie in one Musa acuminata AAA Group cultivar baxijiao chromosome BXJ3-1, Cavendish_Baxijiao_AAA, whole genome shotgun sequence genomic window:
- the LOC135629131 gene encoding squamosa promoter-binding-like protein 16 isoform X2, translating to MDWDLKMPPWNLEELGRDAELSIGSVVVGSSGGGTCQSSGLDCSVDLKLGGLGDFGSSTEWNSHPAASMAMASQSAPSKRPRAPAHGVSCLVDGCNADLSKCREYHRRHKVCEAHSKTPMVVLRGQQQRFCQQCSRFHLLEEFDEVKRSCRKRLDGHNRRRRKPQPSSVNSGIIFPVTGFSACPQIFRTAELESNWTRMVKTEDATPYTPSQFINHQHFPRSSYNFSKGRNQIPFIQDTKTAMDIKSTLQTSVGQLNPRTTAPSGSSGGSSSSKMFNNGLTQVFDSDCALSLLSSPTQTSDVSLSHMVPPADRIPMGQPLVSSLQYGSLMHQSLLQAPDNVTPTGFSCAGMEDQHTGTFLVPDHANDVEINCQNIYHGGGEGSSDATCQTLLFSWP from the exons ATGGACTGGGATCTTAAAATGCCTCCATGGAACCTGGAAGAATTGGGCCGTGATGCCGAGCTGAGTATCGGCTCGGTGGTGGTCGGGTCGAGCGGCGGCGGCACGTGCCAGTCGAGTGGGCTGGACTGCTCGGTCGATCTGAAGCTCGGGGGACTGGGAGATTTTGGGTCATCAACCGAGTGGAACTCCCATCCTGCTGCGTCGATGGCGATGGCATCTCAATCGGCTCCGTCGAAGAGGCCGCGGGCCCCGGCCCACGGCGTTTCGTGCCTGGTCGACGGGTGCAACGCTGATCTTAGCAAGTGCAGGGAGTATCACCGGCGCCATAAGGTCTGCGAGGCGCACTCCAAGACTCCGATGGTGGTGCTCCGCGGCCAGCAGCAGCGCTTCTGCCAGCAGTGCAGCAG ATTTCATTTGCTAGAGGAATTTGACGAGGTAAAACGAAGTTGCAGGAAACGTCTTGATGGGCACAACCGACGCCGAAGGAAACCCCAGCCAAGTTCTGTAAATTCAGGGATCATATTTCCAG TGACAGGTTTTTCTGCATGTCCTCAAATATTTCGAACTGCTGAACTGGAATCCAACTGGACTAGAATGGTGAAAACCGAGGACGCTACCCCATATACTCCTTCACAATTCATCAACCATCAACATTTTCCCAGATCCTCTTACAACTTTAGCAAAGGAAGAAACCAAATTCCTTTTATTCAGGATACTAAGACTGCCATGGATATCAAATCCACACTACAAACTTCTGTAGGTCAATTGAATCCAAGGACAACTGCTCCCTCCGGAAGCAgtggtggcagcagcagcagcaagatgTTCAACAATGGGCTAACCCAGGTCTTTGACTCCGAttgtgctctctctcttctgtcatcGCCGACTCAGACTTCAGATGTCAGCCTAAGCCATATGGTGCCACCAGCTGATCGGATCCCCATGGGTCAGCCTCTCGTATCAAGTTTACAGTATGGCAGTCTCATGCATCAGTCGCTCTTGCAGGCACCTGACAATGTGACACCAACTGGATTCTCATGTGCAGGGATGGAGGATCAGCATACCGGGACCTTTTTGGTTCCTGATCATGCTAATGATGTTGAGATCAACTGCCAGAATATATATCATGGTGGCGGTGAAGGTTCTTCAGATGCAACATGCCAGACTCTTCTGTTCTCTTGGCCTTAG
- the LOC135629131 gene encoding squamosa promoter-binding-like protein 16 isoform X1, translating to MDWDLKMPPWNLEELGRDAELSIGSVVVGSSGGGTCQSSGLDCSVDLKLGGLGDFGSSTEWNSHPAASMAMASQSAPSKRPRAPAHGVSCLVDGCNADLSKCREYHRRHKVCEAHSKTPMVVLRGQQQRFCQQCSRFHLLEEFDEVKRSCRKRLDGHNRRRRKPQPSSVNSGIIFPGHQVTGFSACPQIFRTAELESNWTRMVKTEDATPYTPSQFINHQHFPRSSYNFSKGRNQIPFIQDTKTAMDIKSTLQTSVGQLNPRTTAPSGSSGGSSSSKMFNNGLTQVFDSDCALSLLSSPTQTSDVSLSHMVPPADRIPMGQPLVSSLQYGSLMHQSLLQAPDNVTPTGFSCAGMEDQHTGTFLVPDHANDVEINCQNIYHGGGEGSSDATCQTLLFSWP from the exons ATGGACTGGGATCTTAAAATGCCTCCATGGAACCTGGAAGAATTGGGCCGTGATGCCGAGCTGAGTATCGGCTCGGTGGTGGTCGGGTCGAGCGGCGGCGGCACGTGCCAGTCGAGTGGGCTGGACTGCTCGGTCGATCTGAAGCTCGGGGGACTGGGAGATTTTGGGTCATCAACCGAGTGGAACTCCCATCCTGCTGCGTCGATGGCGATGGCATCTCAATCGGCTCCGTCGAAGAGGCCGCGGGCCCCGGCCCACGGCGTTTCGTGCCTGGTCGACGGGTGCAACGCTGATCTTAGCAAGTGCAGGGAGTATCACCGGCGCCATAAGGTCTGCGAGGCGCACTCCAAGACTCCGATGGTGGTGCTCCGCGGCCAGCAGCAGCGCTTCTGCCAGCAGTGCAGCAG ATTTCATTTGCTAGAGGAATTTGACGAGGTAAAACGAAGTTGCAGGAAACGTCTTGATGGGCACAACCGACGCCGAAGGAAACCCCAGCCAAGTTCTGTAAATTCAGGGATCATATTTCCAGGTCATCAAG TGACAGGTTTTTCTGCATGTCCTCAAATATTTCGAACTGCTGAACTGGAATCCAACTGGACTAGAATGGTGAAAACCGAGGACGCTACCCCATATACTCCTTCACAATTCATCAACCATCAACATTTTCCCAGATCCTCTTACAACTTTAGCAAAGGAAGAAACCAAATTCCTTTTATTCAGGATACTAAGACTGCCATGGATATCAAATCCACACTACAAACTTCTGTAGGTCAATTGAATCCAAGGACAACTGCTCCCTCCGGAAGCAgtggtggcagcagcagcagcaagatgTTCAACAATGGGCTAACCCAGGTCTTTGACTCCGAttgtgctctctctcttctgtcatcGCCGACTCAGACTTCAGATGTCAGCCTAAGCCATATGGTGCCACCAGCTGATCGGATCCCCATGGGTCAGCCTCTCGTATCAAGTTTACAGTATGGCAGTCTCATGCATCAGTCGCTCTTGCAGGCACCTGACAATGTGACACCAACTGGATTCTCATGTGCAGGGATGGAGGATCAGCATACCGGGACCTTTTTGGTTCCTGATCATGCTAATGATGTTGAGATCAACTGCCAGAATATATATCATGGTGGCGGTGAAGGTTCTTCAGATGCAACATGCCAGACTCTTCTGTTCTCTTGGCCTTAG
- the LOC135629131 gene encoding squamosa promoter-binding-like protein 16 isoform X3, protein MDWDLKMPPWNLEELGRDAELSIGSVVVGSSGGGTCQSSGLDCSVDLKLGGLGDFGSSTEWNSHPAASMAMASQSAPSKRPRAPAHGVSCLVDGCNADLSKCREYHRRHKVCEAHSKTPMVVLRGQQQRFCQQCSRFHLLEEFDEVKRSCRKRLDGHNRRRRKPQPSSVNSGIIFPGHQVTGFSACPQIFRTAELESNWTRMVKTEDATPYTPSQFINHQHFPRSSYNFSKGRNQIPFIQDTKTAMDIKSTLQTSVGQLNPRTTAPSGSSGGSSSSKMFNNGLTQVFDSDCALSLLSSPTQTSDVSLSHMVPPADRIPMGMEDQHTGTFLVPDHANDVEINCQNIYHGGGEGSSDATCQTLLFSWP, encoded by the exons ATGGACTGGGATCTTAAAATGCCTCCATGGAACCTGGAAGAATTGGGCCGTGATGCCGAGCTGAGTATCGGCTCGGTGGTGGTCGGGTCGAGCGGCGGCGGCACGTGCCAGTCGAGTGGGCTGGACTGCTCGGTCGATCTGAAGCTCGGGGGACTGGGAGATTTTGGGTCATCAACCGAGTGGAACTCCCATCCTGCTGCGTCGATGGCGATGGCATCTCAATCGGCTCCGTCGAAGAGGCCGCGGGCCCCGGCCCACGGCGTTTCGTGCCTGGTCGACGGGTGCAACGCTGATCTTAGCAAGTGCAGGGAGTATCACCGGCGCCATAAGGTCTGCGAGGCGCACTCCAAGACTCCGATGGTGGTGCTCCGCGGCCAGCAGCAGCGCTTCTGCCAGCAGTGCAGCAG ATTTCATTTGCTAGAGGAATTTGACGAGGTAAAACGAAGTTGCAGGAAACGTCTTGATGGGCACAACCGACGCCGAAGGAAACCCCAGCCAAGTTCTGTAAATTCAGGGATCATATTTCCAGGTCATCAAG TGACAGGTTTTTCTGCATGTCCTCAAATATTTCGAACTGCTGAACTGGAATCCAACTGGACTAGAATGGTGAAAACCGAGGACGCTACCCCATATACTCCTTCACAATTCATCAACCATCAACATTTTCCCAGATCCTCTTACAACTTTAGCAAAGGAAGAAACCAAATTCCTTTTATTCAGGATACTAAGACTGCCATGGATATCAAATCCACACTACAAACTTCTGTAGGTCAATTGAATCCAAGGACAACTGCTCCCTCCGGAAGCAgtggtggcagcagcagcagcaagatgTTCAACAATGGGCTAACCCAGGTCTTTGACTCCGAttgtgctctctctcttctgtcatcGCCGACTCAGACTTCAGATGTCAGCCTAAGCCATATGGTGCCACCAGCTGATCGGATCCCCATGG GGATGGAGGATCAGCATACCGGGACCTTTTTGGTTCCTGATCATGCTAATGATGTTGAGATCAACTGCCAGAATATATATCATGGTGGCGGTGAAGGTTCTTCAGATGCAACATGCCAGACTCTTCTGTTCTCTTGGCCTTAG